Below is a genomic region from Streptomyces sp. RPA4-2.
GCTCCGCCCAGTGATGGAGATTGTGCCGGGCTTAGAGCTCCGAGACTTGCTGGAGACCTTTTGCGAGCACGCTATGGACCCTGATATGTCAGTACGTGAAGGCAAGACCGTGAGTTGCAGCGATCTGTCCCGAGGCGTACCCGGCATGGAGGTTGAGTGGATTGCCGTCGACGTTCTTCACCTTGAGAGAAGCGCGTATCTGCGTGCACCCGACGAGCTGAGACTTGGTGAGGTGGAGGACGTTTGTTGCGGTCTGGTGATGCTTGGCAGTAGAGATGTTCCACTTCGCCACAGCCCCATTGATGGGATTACCGCACTTGGTTCCATCGGGGTTTTGCGGCTGTGCTTCAATCCAAGTTTCTGCCTGCGTCTTGGAATAATCCGTCGACCCGCCCGCACAGATAGTGGAGCCTGAGACGCAGGTTGTCAGTGCCGCGTCCTGTACAACGGTGATGTTGTCGTCGGCGCCGGACGTGTAGGTGTATCCCAGCGTAGTCTGCGTCGAGCCGCGTGCGATCACAGCAGCGCTAGCGGCGGGCAGCGTCCAGCGTGCTGTTGATGAATAGACTCCGCGGGCCAGTTCCGCACCGGCCGGCACCCGCATCGTCACACTGCGCCCATTCTGGATTATCGTTGAGTAACTGGTCACTGAAAGGCGGCAGTTGTACGTTCCAGCAGTGGGTGCGGTGAACACCCAGCGCAGGGCCGGAGAGACTGAGTCCTCTCCGGGTGGCACCAGATTTGCGGCCCAATACACGCCGGCCTCCGCATCAGCAGGAAGCGCTCCGCCATCGGAAAAACTGCACCGTACCGCCACCGTAGAACCGATGTTGTCCCCGCTACCCAGAGGTGTCACGCTCGCCACCGACAGATTACGCGACCACAGATATGACTTCTCACCCTCTGCGGCGGTGAACAATACCTCGGTTCCCGGAATGTCCCGATACGACGACGCAGTCCGGGTTACCTCGTACTCGAAGCTCGACGAAGCCGCTGATGCCGCTGATGCGAGGGCGGGCACACCTCCGCCGACCAGTACCAGTGATGCAGCCATCATCGAACGTATCCGCTTCGGCACCATTTTGTCCCTATATTAGTTTGTCCGGCTTGCAAGCCGGCGGAGCGGTTCAGTTATGAGATCAGCGCGGGCGGACCCGGATCAGACATACACTGCATGACGGTCCTGGGTGAAGTGGATTGGGTGGTTGCGCTGCGAGATGAAGAAATCTTGGCGACGCTGATCATGAAATCGCCAGCACAGGCGGACCGGTCGTGGGCAATGAGGCCCTCCACTTACCCACGACCACTCCTCGTGCGACGAGACCGTCTTCTGCTTGCCCAGATGGCGAGGTAGATGCCTGCCGCCCCGGACTACATCTACGTTTAGGCTTCTGACCAGTAAGGGCTTCGGCCGCCAGTGCACACGAGTACGGCATCGGAGAAATTACCGCTCGTGTTACTGCTGAAGCCGCCCGCACTGATCGTGCCGTCGGCCACCCACTCCTGGTCCAGGCTGCTGGTATGCCAAAGCACAGCCTTGACAGAGAGATTATTGCGATAGGACATGATTCCGTCGCCATCGATCAGGTTGTAAGAGGCGAGCTGGAAGCACTCGCTGGTTTTTACCGTCCGCAGCCCCATGTTGTTGAAACCGGTGGAGGCGTACAGGCAGACATTGCCCGCCGGACAGGTCTGTGCAGCCGAAGCCGGGGCCGCGGTCGCCACGGCGCCCCCTGCCGCCAACGCAACGGAAGCCAGCAAGGCGGCAGAACTCTTTCGCCAGAATCCCATCGAGAATCGTTCCTCCCCTTAATGATCACGATATGACTGGCAAAGGTTAACAGTCGATAAGTAGCTCAACTAGTGCGTTTCTGGCCTGACGGTTCGCCATTCACGATTCGTGAAGCACTGAGTGCTCCAGGGCTCGCTCAGGGGATTATATGGGGCGAATCATTTCAAATTTCTGATCTTCTCTTGGTTTTCGGCTTCTCGCTGTCAGTCGGGCAGTACTGACCTGACCATCGAAAACCAGCCACGATGGCGGGTACGTCGAACGAGTGCCCGCCGCGTGTGTCTCCGGCAACCTCGCACGGACCTCAGCCACGCTTCGGTGAATACGTCACGGTCCGCCCCCTGACCTGGGCGTCGGCGACGTAGCTGCATAACCCTGAGGCTCCGAGATCTGCTGAGGGAAGGGCGGCTCGTTGGGTGAGGTGGTCGCGATCAGGCGTTGTTTCATTTGGTGAGTCGGCGGTAGTTGATCAGGGTTGCGGCGATGCCGACGAAGGCGAAGAAGTGTTCGGCCTTGCGTTCGCAGTGGCGGTGCATGCGTCGGCATCCGGCGAGCCAGGACATGGTCCCCTCGACCACACCCAGCGGTGACGGCCCAGCCGTTGCGAGGACTCGATGCCTTCGGCACGGCTGCGGACGGGAGCCTCTTCTACAGCGAGCGCGGGGGAGTGGTCGCCTCCTCGACCTACTCGCGCGCTTGGCAAGAAGCCCGACTCCTCGCCCTCCCGCCGGCCGCGGCGGCGTCGCCACTGGCGCGCCGACCGTACGACCTTCGCCACTCCGCTCTGTCCACGTGGCTCAACGCAGGAGTTGATCCGCCCGAGGTCGCAGAGCGTGCCGGAAACAGCGTGGAGGTTCTGCTCGGGCCGCTACGCGAAGTGCCTCGATGGTAGGCAGGAGGTGGCCAACAGCAAGATCGATGGGCTGCTGCGCGAGTACGAGTGATCAGGTGCGGTGTCGTGTCAGTGCCCTCTCCTACGCTGCTCTTTTGGTCGAACGGTTGAGGGACGAGGATGGGCGGCGACGCATGGAGACACACGGGCCCGTATCAGCCTGATCTGGCGGCCGCATTCCGGCAGGCTCAGGAAGAGGAACTGGTGAAGGACAACCACGGCTTCGACGGCCGATCCGTAGAGGAACTGTGGCGCGACCCAACGTGGCACGAGTACATCTTCACCGGTGGGACGGGCACGGCGCTGGACTTCCCCCTCATGATCGTAGCGACGGACACCGACAGCGGTCCGTTCATGCGGCCACTGACTGACCGTGAGGTGCGCGACTGGGCTCGCAGTTGCCGACCCACCTACGCAGAGTGGGATGCCGCCCTCGATCCCGAGCGTTTGGCCTTCCCTGGTCGTGCCCAGGGGAACTGCACGGTGCTCTACCGCGATGGGCGCCCCGTGCAGATCGGCTACTGGGGACGCACCGCCGACTAGAGGAACGGCACTGCTCACCCTGCGCACACGGCTCGGCAGGGCAGGCGCCATGACCGCGGCAAAGTGTCTCTGAACTGGGAAAACGCTCAGGATGCGCTCTCCGCACACGTCCCTCACTCGCTGCTCACTCGGAGGTCGGGTCACCGGGACGGCCGCGGGCGACGCAAGTCTTACTTGGTTGGCAAGTTCATTCAGGCTCCCCATGCTCGGGGATGCCGTACGGCCACGCGTTGGGTGGTGGTCCTATCCGGTCGGGCACGGGGTAGAGCGTCACCTCGACGTCGCCCACCCTGCAGGTCCACCGCTCCTGGCGTTGTAGCGCGGTCCTACCTTCGCGGAGCATGCCGTCGATGACCGGGCGCACCGATTCGCGCAGCGTCTGCCAAGAGCTCTCAGACTCGTAGAACCGTCGGAGTCGGCCGATCCCTGCGGTCAGGTCCTTCGCGGCCTCGTCCACGTCGGGTTCGCTCTGGCCGGCAGCGGCGCCGATGTCGAAGAACGCGACGTACGCCCAAACACCCACCACTCCACTGTCGCGCTGTTTAGGCAAAGACGCATGGACGGTGCACCAGGCTGCAGCTAACGGCGGGCTGCTGGCTGGGTCGCCTCAGCGCCGTTCATGGTCGTGCATGGCGGTCGAGATACAGGCGGCCGACCACCGCTCCCAGGTGGATGACTACGCCCACCGCCACCAGCCAGGACAAGATGATCATGACGATGCCGATGGGGCCGTACTTCTGCTGGTTGGCCACGATTGCCGAGGAGAAGTAGTGGGAGGAGAAGACTCCCAGGCCTGTCCAGCAGGCACCTGTGACCAGGGCTGCCGGAAAGAGGGCGGGCCATCGCACGGCTCCAGCCAGCAGTGTGTGCATGCTCCACCACCAGAACGACGTCGCGAAGGCGAAGCCGACCAGGCTCTGCAGTACTGGCCCGCCGAGTGTTCTGCCCACGGCCGTCTGCGCTACACCGTATGTGAGCAGTGCCGCGAGCCAGTACAGCTGCGTACGGATGTCCCGCCAGCCTCGTGCCGGGACGTCGAAAACCTTCTGGTACCAGCCCTGTAGGACGCTGGCGACAGCCACAGCCCCGAGGACCAGCAGGAAGGCGCTCGGCACCGTGAGTGTGCCTTGTCCCTGACCGGGCGTAAACAGGGACGCCACGGCTTGCGCGGCTGGTCGGTCCAGCCCCAGCCAGCCGGCGACCACAGCGGCGGCGTCGCGGCCTACAGCCGCAGTGATGACGATGAGGAACGGGAAGAAGCACAGGAATGCCAGGGCGGCCAGTTGGAACGAGTGACCGAAAAAGTCGATCGCGGTGAGCTGACTCCACAGCGTGCCCGCCACGCCTGTTCGTAGTCGCTGGGCTGCCGCCCAGCGACTACGGTCCATGCGCATCCGGTTCAAAAACCTGCGCCAGCGTTCCCCGGGTCGGCCGGGGGTCCTGTTGTGACCCTTCACTGGAACGAAGCCCTCAGGCAGCCGAGGTTTTGCGGAGCCGGTCTGTCGGCAGGTGCCGGGTGGACGGGAAGCTGGCGAGCGCGATGCCGGCGGTGGCGAGGACGGCGGCTTTGAGGCTGCCGAGCTGTGCCTCGGCGTACTCGGCCACGAGGGCGTCGGCCTCGGGCTTGCCAAGGCCCGCACGCTCCGCCGCGGCTCGTACCTGGTCGGTGCCGACGAAGCTGACGCCCGCCTCGATGGTGACACCGACCTGTTGACGTGCCGCGTTGGAGATCTCCGGGTTGCCTTCGATCCGTGTAGTGAACACGTGCACCAGTGCCCCGATGAGCAGCGAGCCGATGAGGGCGGTTCCGAGGGAGGACCCCAGGTTCTGAGCGGTGTACTGGAGACCGCCGACCTCGCTGCGTTCCGATTCGCCGACGCTCGATTGGACGACGTTGCCGAGCTGGGAGGCGAGCAGGCCCATACCCGTGCCGAGCAAGGCCATTGCCCATGCGAACGAAAGATCATTGAGGGATGGAGTGATGGTGGCCAGCAGCCAGAGAATCGCCGCGATGAGAATCAGCAGAGCCGTACGGACCACCGTGCGGGGGGAGGCGATCCGGCCGAGCAGGGGGCCGCTCATGGAGACCACGAGCATGCTGATCGACACCGGTAGCAGCCGCAGCCCGGTCTCGAAGGCGCTGAGGCCCTGCACGATCTGGAGGTACAGAGGGATGACGAAGAACAGGCCCAGGAGGATGAGGTTCTGACTGAGCAACGTGGCAAGGCCGGCCCGTAGAGCGGGCACGCCGAACAGCGAGAACCGTACGAGGGGCTCATGCCTACGCGCCTCCTGCCGTCGCTCCCACAACCGGAACAGCCACAGCACGAAGGCCCCGGCAGCGATGACGAAGACGGTGAGGGAGAAGCCGAAGACGGTCACGGGGGAGTTGCGGGGGCGCAGCCAGCCCCAGGAGCTGCTTTGCAGGACGCCCAGCACCACCAGGGCCAGGCCGGTGGAGGACAGTACGGCTCCGACCTTGTCGAGGTGAGGCCGGGAGCCGCGGTGGGGCTGGTCCTCGATCCAGCGCATGCCCAAGAGGATGGCCGCCACCAGCACAACCTCGGCGGCGAAGACCAGACGCCAGGTGAGATAGGTGGTCACCCAGCCACCGACCAGAGGTCCGACCGCGATGCCGGCTCCGGCAAGTCCGCCGATGACCCCGTAGGCGACGGCCCGGTCCCGGCCCTGGTAGGTCCCGGCCACGAGGGCGGCAAGTGCCGGAAGGACCAGCGCCGCACCGAGCCCTTCGATCACGGACCAGCCCAGGATGAGCACCCACAGGGTCGGAGCCACAGCGGTGAGGGCGGAGCCCGTGGCGTACACCATCAGTCCGATGCCGAACACCTTGCGGCGTCCGAGCATGTCCCCGAGTTTCCCACCTGTGATCATGAGGGCTGCCATGACCAGGGTGTAGAGGGTGATGACGGCCTGAATCGCGGTGACCTCGGTGTCGAAGTCCTCGACCAACTGGCTGATCGAGACGTTCATGACCGAGGTGTCGAGCACCATCAGGAACTGGGCGGTACCGAGGATGATCAGAGCCCGCCATCGCCTCACCGCTTGCACCTCCAGAGGTTCCGGTGTGCGTCACGGCTTGTGCGCGCGACCCCTCAGGTCACCATAAAGCAGGCATATCCCCGCTCTCGGTACATCCGTTGCTGAAGATGTGCTGCATCGATGGGACCGCCCTTGAGCTGTGGAGTTTCCTCCTGCGGGGCCTGTGTCGGTCAGTGCAGGATCTTCTCCTTGGCGCGTTGGAATTCCTCGTCTGTGAGGTCGCCCTTGGCCTTGGTCTCCGAGAGCCTCGCAAGTTCGTCGGTCGCGCTTGGCTTGGCGGTGCCGGCGGTCTCGCGGATGTAGCTGTGGAAGGCTTGCTGCTTGGCCTTGGCCTTGGCCTGCTCCGCTTCGCGTAGCCCCATGTTCTTGCCGCGGGCGATGAGGTACACCCCGCCCGCCGTCGGCTGGCGTACGCGCGCCCGCCGCTGGTGCGCCTGCCGACGTGTCGGGCCCGCGTACGCGTCGGCACACGTCGGACGCCCATGGCTGTTGCGTCGATATCCGGCTGCCAGTCGTGCTTTGTGTCGCGCAGGGCGGACCGCCGAACTCATGGAACACTGTCAGTCGTCACGTAAGGTAATTACTCAATCACATAGTGCGACCTGGAGAAGAGATGCGCAGACGCCAACTCAGTGCTGTGGCCTTGGCCGTGCCGATTGTGGCCGTGCTCGGTATCGGAAGCGCCGCGGGCGCGGAACCCCTGGCATCCATCCCGTGCAAGGTCACCGCGCTCAACAACGCGATCGTCGCGGCGAACAACAACACCGGACCGCACACCATCCGGCTCGCATCCAAATGCGTCTACAACGTCACGACTCCGGCGTCGACCGGCGGGCTCGGCGCCAACGCTCTGCCGCGGATCACGGGCACCGTCACCCTGTTGGGTCACAACACCACCATCCGACGGGACCCCGACGCCTCCGACGCCTTCCGCATCGCGCAGATCGACGGTCCCAATGGGCGCCTGACCG
It encodes:
- a CDS encoding peptidase inhibitor family I36 protein — its product is MGFWRKSSAALLASVALAAGGAVATAAPASAAQTCPAGNVCLYASTGFNNMGLRTVKTSECFQLASYNLIDGDGIMSYRNNLSVKAVLWHTSSLDQEWVADGTISAGGFSSNTSGNFSDAVLVCTGGRSPYWSEA
- a CDS encoding ribonuclease BN yields the protein MAGTLWSQLTAIDFFGHSFQLAALAFLCFFPFLIVITAAVGRDAAAVVAGWLGLDRPAAQAVASLFTPGQGQGTLTVPSAFLLVLGAVAVASVLQGWYQKVFDVPARGWRDIRTQLYWLAALLTYGVAQTAVGRTLGGPVLQSLVGFAFATSFWWWSMHTLLAGAVRWPALFPAALVTGACWTGLGVFSSHYFSSAIVANQQKYGPIGIVMIILSWLVAVGVVIHLGAVVGRLYLDRHARP
- a CDS encoding MFS transporter — protein: MRRWRALIILGTAQFLMVLDTSVMNVSISQLVEDFDTEVTAIQAVITLYTLVMAALMITGGKLGDMLGRRKVFGIGLMVYATGSALTAVAPTLWVLILGWSVIEGLGAALVLPALAALVAGTYQGRDRAVAYGVIGGLAGAGIAVGPLVGGWVTTYLTWRLVFAAEVVLVAAILLGMRWIEDQPHRGSRPHLDKVGAVLSSTGLALVVLGVLQSSSWGWLRPRNSPVTVFGFSLTVFVIAAGAFVLWLFRLWERRQEARRHEPLVRFSLFGVPALRAGLATLLSQNLILLGLFFVIPLYLQIVQGLSAFETGLRLLPVSISMLVVSMSGPLLGRIASPRTVVRTALLILIAAILWLLATITPSLNDLSFAWAMALLGTGMGLLASQLGNVVQSSVGESERSEVGGLQYTAQNLGSSLGTALIGSLLIGALVHVFTTRIEGNPEISNAARQQVGVTIEAGVSFVGTDQVRAAAERAGLGKPEADALVAEYAEAQLGSLKAAVLATAGIALASFPSTRHLPTDRLRKTSAA
- a CDS encoding SHOCT domain-containing protein — encoded protein: MYLIARGKNMGLREAEQAKAKAKQQAFHSYIRETAGTAKPSATDELARLSETKAKGDLTDEEFQRAKEKILH